CCGAAAACGGAGCAGCAGCAGCATAATGTGCAACAACTGGAGCGGCTAGGGGAGCAGCAGCTACGACGGGAGCAGCACCGATGCCATTATAGTTTCTCGCGATCACTTGACTACTGGTAGCGGTCACATAAGGAGCcggagcagcaacaacagcagcggGGGCAGCATAAGTCAAAGGTGCGGCAGCGAATGGAGTAAGCACGCCGGGTTTGGCAGCGGCGCAAGCAATGAGGGCGAAGAGAACTATGGCCTGTTTCAagtaaagaaaatatttatttaagtgaAATCTGTATTTagggaattttttatataatttttttttttttagtttatatcttacgtatttgaacattttttatttgaagaacTTATATTCACTTAGTTTTTTATTAAAAGACTGTTGGTAACGATTTGGTGTCGCTGTCTTCACCTCATTAGCCTTTTATAGTAACTAATTGATTCGCAGAAAAACTGATTGTAATTATCTTAAATAATGCATCGATATTGACCTTCGTATAATAATTCAATGACAAATAACTCCTCAACAGGAATACAAACATTTCGTTGCAATATATTTTTTACGGTACATTGCCAGTCTTCAATTGACCTTCAGATGATTGAAAACTACCAAAAATAGCTGCGCTATATAATTCATGTAGTACAGTGCAATAAAAATGAGACCACGATATGCATAATAATTGAGATTTGTGCAATAAATAAGCTTAACCCTTGTATAGTTCAAAAAGTTGTTATCAAACTCGTATGAAAGGTATAAACGAAGCTTACGCCGATCGGCGACGGCGGCGTAAGGTGCATGGTATATCGGCGGAGCGGCGCGACGGCGTACGCCGACATGTAGGTTTGTTGGTCCGGCGGGGTATATACCATAAAAAATTagcttttctaatttaaaaaaaaatcaatggaACGCCACTTAATTACTCTACGATCATTCAATAATTGTCGACGAACCTAACTTCAGGCCTAAAGGCAGGTACTGCTGCATCTGCACAAAAATAATTCGTATACTTAAAATGTTCAAACACTTGTCCATATGTGTCTTAGAAAGTTCTGAACGCACCCTTGTTCCCGTCACGCccgacgcgatttctttaaagATTTGTGGTTCCTTGCTATTCATGcccaaaggcgacttacggtcgCGTTTAAAAACACCTCAGTCTCTTCAAAGTCATTAACAGTTTTAACGATGCACTAATGCTGACCAGAAAGCCAAACTAAATTCCATCGTTGCTCGCGCCAAAGATGCCTACAGCTTTTACGGTTGTTTTTAATAGCTACGATCTCCGAAGTTTAATGAGGAGCAATCCCGAGCACCATTCTCAGCCACGCACTTCCCCCCTTTTTCCGTGACAAGTATTCGTGTAAGACAAGATCTCCCACACCGTGTGCACTAATAGGCCCAAGATACCTCCTTCAATCAAATCGcgccaattttcgacatgaacaatactTACAGCTTTAAGAAAGTACAAAATGTAAAAACGCGCCAAACGCCGCCACCGTCGCACCAATATTTGCCACACTCGGCGGTAGCTTACGGATAATGACAAAAATCTACGGCGGCAACGTTATATGCGGCGTATATCTTTAGCTGGCATTGATATTCATAAAGCATTCATACCCTCACAGTCGTATATGGTCATAGTCTATAGgattttcgtttaacaaattgaTGTAGGAATCGTCTGCTCTTTATGGTAGCTATGGCTGTataaataaaacttattttggtGATTGTTAGTAAACACTTTTCAGCCATTGATTAAGCCGTAATCAAACACTAACAAACCAAGCTATTCAAAATGTTTAAACTCGTAAGTTTCATAGATCAAAGAATCGATAATAAATAGAGCTATTTTACATTTTCGCTTAGATCTCTGTATTtaatacaattttacttttttcatattcttcCAGGTCATAGTTTTATTTGCACTTATTGCTTGCGCCGCTGCTAAGCCCGGCATCCTAGCTGCTGCTCCATTTTCTGCCGCGCCTTTCGCGTATGCTGCCCccgctgctgttgttgctgctcctGCTCCTTATGTGACCGCCACCAGTAGTCAAGTGATTGCGAGAAACTATAATGGTATCGGTGCTGCTCCAGTTCTTGCTGCTGCTCCAGTAGCTGTTCCAGTTGTAGCGCATTACACTGCCGCTTCCCCATTGGCTGCTCCACTAACTGCTCACTATGCTGCTGCTCctgttttttattaaacaaaatgaaatttcTTTGAGGCTGGCTCTAAAAAATaaactttattaagaaaaatAGACGACTTTGAAGCTTTGATTTTTGTACGTACCCAAATTTTGGCTACATAGCCAAAGAAAAGCCCTCGTTGGAGAGGTATCTGGGTAAAATAGAAATCCAATGTTCATTCTGCCCAAATGAATCTTTCTTAAACATAATGCAATAAAACTTCTAAAGGCTACACATTATGTTAGGATAGCTTGAGTAGAAGATATACCAGAAGGGAAACGATAGGACAAGGAATCCGAAGATCTTAGTGGCAAAGACCGAAATATTTGAGTTCCGGTAAAAAAAGGTGGACCGTGTGGTAAGTACGGACTCGTTGATTCGACCTCATCCATGCAGAAAATACTTCCGGTATAATGACAAAGAGCGCATTGATCGTAAATAAGCTTTGGTGAATTCAATAATCTCAGCTAACCGAGTACTATTCACTTCAGGCGAAAAGAATCTCAACCCTGCAAAGTCAATGGCTACCCAGAACTTGTCAAGCTGGTTCAAGGCTCATCTGTGCGGAAGCAGACTATAGATGACCAATGGAGCTCCAAATTGTATACAGCTATCTCCATCGGGTTTCGTTTAAATAGAATACAGAAAAGTTACATGGGTTCTCAAAGGATGTCTAGCTCTAGTATGCATTAGATTTTAAAGTCAGAGCAGTTATATACAGCTGCAGTTTTATGGCGTTGCAAGATACTCCGACtaattcttcttattcttcttcttgtagctatAAAGAGAACCCAaatgttttggggagttttattaATGATGGTGGTACTTAGCGCCACTAATTCACTAGCTCGATCATACAGTGAACGATATGACCACTAGTAATCAAATTCCCTTCTCTTTGAAAAATTTGGGGTCGCCGGAGTCTTGCCTGCTCAATAAACAGGGTTTGTTACTGGTAGATGAGCTTAAAAATTGGGTTGAATTGCGTAGGCAGCCTTTTGTAACGGTTACGCTTGATAACCCCTTGATTTTTCATAAAGCGGTGCTCGTGTCGTTTGTAAAACCAAAACaaagcaaccaaccaaccatgcTAAGATACTTCTATGGCACGGAAATCGGATGAttctaatttttatatatttggcatAACAATTGAACTCACGGCTTCCATAGCCGCTTGGCTGTCTAAGTAGATGCCAAGTTCTGTAACCTGTCGGACCGGATAGCACCCGATGCACAAAATCTTTGATTGCGTTGTACTTCCTTCCGTTTGTAAGATCGTACAGTGATCGGGAAGCTTAAATTTGTGTCCTCTTTCTTCCTCAAAATCTTTCGCCAAAGGCCCTCTCTTTTCAACTCGATCCATCCGCCAACTAGATATGTAATCAGTTGTCCCTCCTTTATTATCATTAAGAAATGAAGTTGTTAAAGCCGGCACGGAAAGCAGTTTTCGACACACAATAACCTGTATCCACTTGGATAAAGTCGAAGTTTGAAGTAACACAAGTCAAAAAGTCGATAGTCTAtactgcgaaatttcatcaacTATCAGGTGATAACCGCCCTTTCCGCAACACCCACTGAATATTTATTCAATATGTCAGCCAGAGCTGCTATTTTTCCTTGtattaatattgtggcgaatattagcatcactatgctgttagtaaataattgcaacaacaaaacacagcaagcggcaacacttatgtacaaggcaacgaacaCATATCTCTCACACCATCACACATGTTGtgatcagccgaagtagttactcacacatacacacgcatatggttatttatagctggtaaccaagcatgagacaattgttctcgaactgttaacgaaatgactagaccttaggagaaatgggtaaaCGAGA
The Eurosta solidaginis isolate ZX-2024a chromosome 5, ASM4086904v1, whole genome shotgun sequence DNA segment above includes these coding regions:
- the LOC137254405 gene encoding cuticle protein 10.6-like — protein: MFKYAIVLFALIACAAAKPGVLTPFAAAPLTYAAPAAVVAAPAPYVTATSSQVIARNYNGIGAAPVVAAAPLAAPVVAHYAAAAPFSAPLVAAHYATPVFG